From Sediminibacterium sp. TEGAF015, a single genomic window includes:
- a CDS encoding ribonuclease Z → MFAVTILGNNSALPAYDRHPSAQIVTIYDQLLLIDCGEGTQMQLSRYKIRRGKLNHIFISHLHGDHYFGLIGLISSMALLNREQPLHLFAPAGLQEIIQLQLSVASTTLPFPLIFHPLEKEGIILDESKFTVETFQTQHRIPCWGFLIREKKEPRKIDKEKAVQHHIPSAYYQSLKAGYDYTAKDGTVIYNDQVTVTNSPARSYAYCADTLYDERLANIAKDVTMIYHEATYLNGMEERAAARFHSTTAQAATIALKANAGGLLLGHFSSKFEELHDYLKEALEVFPHTQLAIEGVTFKI, encoded by the coding sequence ATGTTCGCAGTAACCATTTTAGGAAACAATTCTGCCTTGCCAGCCTATGACAGGCATCCAAGTGCTCAAATTGTTACCATTTACGACCAATTATTGTTAATCGACTGCGGAGAGGGTACCCAGATGCAATTGTCAAGGTATAAAATCAGAAGAGGAAAACTCAATCATATTTTTATTTCTCACTTACACGGGGATCATTATTTTGGATTAATTGGTTTAATAAGCAGCATGGCCTTGCTAAACAGGGAACAGCCCCTCCACTTATTTGCACCTGCCGGATTACAGGAAATTATTCAACTGCAACTCAGCGTAGCATCTACCACCCTGCCTTTCCCTTTGATTTTTCATCCCCTGGAAAAAGAGGGAATTATTCTGGATGAATCAAAATTTACAGTAGAAACTTTTCAAACCCAACACAGAATTCCCTGCTGGGGCTTTTTAATCAGGGAAAAAAAAGAGCCCAGAAAAATTGACAAAGAAAAAGCCGTTCAGCATCATATACCTTCCGCCTATTATCAATCTTTAAAAGCAGGTTATGATTATACGGCAAAAGACGGTACGGTTATTTACAATGACCAGGTAACTGTAACCAATAGCCCTGCTAGAAGTTATGCGTATTGTGCAGACACGTTATATGATGAAAGATTAGCCAACATAGCCAAAGATGTAACCATGATTTATCATGAAGCAACTTATTTGAATGGAATGGAAGAAAGAGCAGCTGCCAGGTTTCACAGCACCACTGCGCAGGCAGCCACCATTGCTTTAAAAGCAAATGCAGGAGGATTATTGCTGGGGCACTTCAGTAGTAAGTTCGAAGAATTGCATGATTACCTAAAGGAAGCACTAGAAGTATTTCCCCATACCCAGCTTGCCATAGAGGGAGTAACTTTTAAAATATGA